One region of Streptomyces subrutilus genomic DNA includes:
- a CDS encoding EF-hand domain-containing protein gives MTNDLLDRKLERSFNRLDADGNGVIDATDIIALGSRLLAALSEPDDSPKAEAVMQGIANFWQDLFTELDVDRDNKVTPEEYKVGMTRLYEKGGPAYDRSLRPMMQAILTVVDTDNDGRISPEEFHRAQEAFDTELSPEDAEALFRRIDANGDGTLTVDELLDAVRNYYTGTEEDAPRNLFFGEL, from the coding sequence GTGACGAACGACCTGCTCGACCGCAAGCTGGAGCGCTCCTTCAACCGCCTCGACGCGGACGGGAACGGCGTGATCGACGCGACGGACATCATCGCGCTCGGCTCCCGGCTGCTGGCGGCCCTGTCCGAGCCCGACGACTCGCCCAAGGCGGAAGCGGTGATGCAGGGGATCGCCAACTTCTGGCAGGACCTCTTCACGGAGCTGGACGTCGACCGGGACAACAAGGTCACGCCCGAGGAGTACAAGGTGGGCATGACGCGGCTGTACGAGAAGGGCGGTCCCGCCTACGACCGCTCGCTGCGGCCGATGATGCAGGCGATCCTCACGGTCGTCGACACCGACAACGACGGGCGCATCAGCCCGGAGGAGTTCCACCGGGCCCAGGAGGCCTTCGACACGGAGCTGAGCCCCGAGGACGCCGAGGCCCTGTTCCGGCGGATCGACGCCAACGGGGACGGCACCCTCACCGTGGACGAACTCCTCGACGCCGTGCGGAACTACTACACCGGCACCGAGGAGGACGCCCCGCGCAACCTGTTCTTCGGGGAGCTCTGA
- a CDS encoding PucR family transcriptional regulator codes for MEAPPTPPVALGRLLADGELGLRRLAGPAEAEVHGVHASEMADPSPYLLGGELLLTAGAGLAGAEARSGDAPRDGGADAGPYVERLVRAGAAAVGFGVTPVHETVPRTLVEACARHGLPLVEVPPATPFTAVGRAVWRLMEEARTRELRRVTEAQQSLAAAAARPDPVPAVLTRLAAGLGGWAGLLTPGPEPVPAPGTGPGPDPGAVAGWFGLGWSVVRSAGGAPGAEVRAAVGALGRRVAPGAAATATDTLAGTHLAAYAVGGGQVLALATPGRAPGDHTIASVAAVLLTLLTANRPAGDEASALTRLLLGGDPARALAPGPWHVVHARGSGDPRTLGAALGTVLLDPYEGGVRLLTDREPVPQPGWRLGVSAPAAPGALATADAQAARALDRAEAARTPLARHSDPGFAGLVGEAEARAHAEALLGPLPTALRETLRGWLAHHGGWDRTAADLGVHRNTVRQRVARCAELLERDLDDPDVRMELWFALRWAEAPGAGGGPAPVRSPRPDG; via the coding sequence ATGGAAGCCCCTCCCACCCCGCCGGTCGCCCTCGGCCGCCTGCTCGCCGACGGCGAGCTGGGCCTGCGCCGGCTGGCGGGGCCCGCCGAGGCCGAGGTGCACGGGGTGCACGCCTCGGAGATGGCGGACCCGTCTCCGTACCTGCTGGGCGGGGAGCTGCTGCTGACGGCGGGCGCGGGCCTGGCGGGGGCGGAGGCGCGCTCCGGCGACGCCCCTCGGGACGGCGGGGCGGATGCCGGGCCGTACGTCGAGCGGCTGGTGCGGGCCGGGGCCGCGGCCGTCGGCTTCGGCGTCACCCCGGTGCACGAGACGGTGCCGCGGACCCTGGTCGAGGCCTGCGCCCGGCACGGGCTGCCGCTGGTCGAGGTGCCGCCCGCGACGCCCTTCACGGCCGTGGGCCGGGCCGTGTGGCGGCTGATGGAGGAGGCCCGTACGCGTGAGCTGCGCCGCGTGACGGAGGCGCAGCAGTCCCTCGCGGCGGCGGCGGCCCGCCCCGACCCGGTCCCCGCGGTGCTGACCCGCCTGGCGGCCGGCCTGGGCGGCTGGGCGGGCCTGCTCACACCGGGCCCCGAGCCCGTGCCGGCGCCCGGGACGGGCCCAGGGCCGGACCCCGGGGCCGTGGCCGGGTGGTTCGGGCTGGGGTGGAGCGTGGTGCGCAGTGCGGGGGGCGCGCCCGGGGCGGAGGTGCGGGCCGCGGTGGGGGCGCTCGGGCGCCGGGTCGCTCCCGGGGCCGCGGCGACCGCCACGGACACCCTGGCCGGGACGCACCTGGCCGCCTACGCCGTGGGCGGCGGCCAGGTGCTGGCCCTCGCCACCCCGGGCCGGGCGCCGGGTGACCACACCATCGCCTCCGTCGCCGCGGTCCTGCTGACCCTGCTCACGGCGAACCGCCCGGCCGGGGACGAGGCCTCAGCCCTGACCCGGCTCCTGCTCGGCGGCGACCCCGCCCGCGCCCTGGCCCCCGGGCCCTGGCATGTGGTCCACGCCCGGGGAAGCGGCGACCCGCGGACCCTCGGGGCCGCGCTGGGCACCGTACTGCTCGACCCGTACGAGGGCGGCGTGCGGCTGCTGACCGACCGGGAGCCCGTCCCGCAGCCGGGGTGGCGGCTGGGGGTCAGCGCCCCGGCCGCGCCCGGCGCCCTGGCCACCGCCGACGCGCAGGCCGCGCGCGCCCTGGACCGGGCGGAGGCGGCCCGCACCCCGCTCGCCCGGCACTCCGACCCCGGTTTCGCGGGCCTGGTGGGCGAGGCTGAGGCCCGCGCCCATGCCGAGGCCCTGCTCGGACCGCTGCCGACCGCCCTGCGCGAAACCCTGCGCGGCTGGCTGGCCCACCACGGCGGCTGGGACCGCACGGCCGCGGACCTGGGTGTGCACCGCAACACCGTGCGCCAGCGCGTGGCCCGCTGCGCGGAGCTGCTGGAGCGGGACCTGGACGACCCGGACGTCCGGATGGAGCTGTGGTTCGCCCTGCGCTGGGCCGAAGCCCCGGGGGCCGGCGGCGGTCCGGCGCCCGTCCGCTCCCCGCGGCCGGACGGCTGA
- a CDS encoding ABC transporter ATP-binding protein, with product MTAAGEKQGWGRRLAAYTWRYKVNVLLALGSSLAGMAVMALVPLVTKVIIDDVIGDRSKPMGPWAGMLIAAAVLVYALTYVRRYYGGRLALDVQHDLRTDMYDSIARLDGRRQDELSTGQVVGRATTDLQLIQGLLFMLPMTIGNFLLFGISLGIMLALSPLLTLVALLMAPALWFIAKRSRKKLFPATWYAQGQAAAVAGVVDGAVTGVRVVKGFGQEEQETSKLRTAGRRLFAGRMRTIRLNSRYTPALQAVPALAQVAMLALGGWMATRGEVTLGTFVAFSTYLAQLVGPVRMLAMVLTVGQQARAGVERVFELIDTRPVIREGAHELPADAPATIAFDDVRFGYDPERPVLDGFSLTVSEGETVAVVGASGSGKSTVSLLLPRFYDADGGSVRVGGHDVRELTYASLRGAIGLVPEDSFLFSDTIRANIAYGHPEATDEQIEAAARAAQADGFVRALPAGYDTKVGEQGLTLSGGQRQRVALARAILTDPRLLLLDDATSAVDARVEHEIHEALRSVMAGRTTLLIAHRRSTLALADRIAVLDRGRLADIGTHEELESRSALYRRLLTDPDALGAGSPRTPDALPMAEFEREIDRNIERDIELEAEIDSEPVSAKRRVSDGVTPELWKRQEDADSAAGSLPGMPATPELLAQVAALPPADDEPDVDETRAAAAEESYGLRRLLGGFWAPLAVSLGLVAVDAGSGLLLPIMIRHGIDQGVEKAALGAVWAAAALALAVVVGQWAAQFAETRMTGRTGERVLYALRVKIFAQLQRLGLDFYERELTGKIMTRMTTDVDALSSFLQTGLVTAVVSVFTFFGILAALLVLDVELALIVFATLPVLVLGTIVFRRKSVAAYELARDRVSLVNADLQESVAGLRIVQAFRREGSGARRFAERSDSYRQARVRGQWLISVYFPFVQLLSSGAAAAVLIVGAGRVEAGTLTTGALVAYLLYIDLFFAPVQQLSQVFDGYQQATVSLGRIQGLLREPTTTPRPEKPLPVPELRGEIAFEGVRFAYGTAEERGEKGDALAGIDLRIPAGQTVAFVGETGAGKSTLVKMVARFYDPTSGRITADGADLRELDLTAYRHRLGVVPQEPYLFPGTVRDAIAYGRPDAQDAEVEAAARAVGAHDMIATLDGGYLHTVAERGRNLSAGQRQLIALARAELVDPDVLLLDEATAALDLATEAQVNQATDRLAGKRTTLVVAHRLTTAARADRVVVMDRGRVVEDGTHAELLAQGGRYARLWRTFVGEDERAAA from the coding sequence GTGACGGCGGCTGGGGAAAAACAGGGCTGGGGCAGGCGGCTCGCCGCGTACACGTGGCGCTACAAGGTCAACGTGCTCCTCGCGCTCGGGTCCTCGCTGGCCGGCATGGCCGTCATGGCGCTCGTGCCGCTGGTCACCAAGGTCATCATCGACGACGTCATCGGGGACCGGTCCAAGCCCATGGGGCCCTGGGCGGGCATGCTCATAGCCGCCGCCGTCCTCGTGTACGCGCTGACCTACGTCCGCAGGTACTACGGAGGGCGGCTCGCCCTCGACGTCCAGCACGACCTGCGGACCGACATGTACGACTCCATCGCCCGCCTCGACGGGCGGCGGCAGGACGAGCTGTCCACCGGACAGGTCGTCGGGCGGGCCACGACCGACCTCCAGCTGATCCAGGGCCTCCTGTTCATGCTCCCGATGACCATCGGGAACTTCCTGCTCTTCGGGATATCCCTCGGCATCATGCTGGCGCTGTCCCCGCTGCTGACCCTCGTCGCGCTGCTGATGGCCCCCGCCCTCTGGTTCATCGCCAAGCGCAGCCGCAAGAAGCTCTTCCCCGCCACCTGGTACGCCCAGGGGCAGGCCGCCGCCGTCGCGGGCGTCGTCGACGGGGCCGTGACCGGCGTCCGCGTGGTCAAGGGCTTCGGCCAGGAGGAGCAGGAGACCTCCAAACTGCGCACCGCCGGACGGCGCCTGTTCGCCGGCCGGATGCGGACCATCCGGCTGAACTCGCGCTACACCCCCGCCCTCCAGGCCGTACCCGCCCTCGCCCAGGTCGCGATGCTGGCGCTCGGTGGCTGGATGGCCACCCGGGGAGAGGTCACCCTCGGCACCTTCGTGGCCTTCTCCACCTACCTCGCCCAGCTCGTCGGCCCCGTCCGCATGCTCGCCATGGTGCTGACCGTGGGCCAGCAGGCGCGTGCCGGTGTGGAGCGGGTCTTCGAGCTCATCGACACCCGGCCCGTCATCCGCGAGGGCGCGCACGAACTGCCCGCCGACGCACCCGCCACCATCGCCTTCGACGACGTCCGCTTCGGGTACGACCCCGAGCGGCCCGTCCTCGACGGGTTCTCGCTCACCGTCTCCGAGGGGGAGACCGTCGCCGTCGTCGGCGCCTCCGGGAGCGGGAAGTCCACCGTCTCACTGCTCCTGCCGCGCTTCTACGACGCCGACGGCGGATCCGTCCGCGTCGGCGGGCACGACGTGCGCGAGCTGACCTACGCGTCGCTGCGCGGCGCCATCGGACTGGTCCCGGAGGACTCGTTCCTCTTCTCCGACACCATCCGCGCGAACATCGCCTACGGGCACCCCGAGGCCACCGACGAGCAGATCGAGGCCGCGGCCCGCGCCGCCCAGGCGGACGGGTTCGTCCGGGCCCTGCCCGCCGGCTACGACACCAAGGTCGGCGAGCAGGGGCTCACCCTCTCCGGCGGCCAGCGCCAGCGCGTCGCGCTCGCCCGGGCCATCCTCACCGACCCGCGGCTGCTGCTCCTCGACGACGCCACCTCCGCCGTGGACGCCCGCGTCGAGCACGAGATCCACGAGGCGCTGCGCTCGGTCATGGCCGGCCGGACCACCCTGCTGATCGCCCACCGCCGCTCCACGCTCGCGCTGGCCGACCGGATCGCCGTACTCGACCGGGGCCGGCTCGCCGACATCGGCACCCACGAGGAGCTGGAGAGCCGCTCCGCCCTCTACCGCAGGCTGCTGACCGACCCCGACGCGCTCGGCGCCGGCTCGCCGCGGACCCCCGACGCCCTGCCGATGGCCGAGTTCGAGCGCGAGATCGACCGGAACATCGAGCGGGACATCGAGCTCGAGGCGGAGATCGACTCCGAGCCCGTCAGCGCCAAGCGCCGGGTCTCGGACGGGGTCACCCCCGAGCTCTGGAAGCGCCAGGAGGACGCCGACAGCGCCGCCGGCTCCCTACCCGGAATGCCGGCCACTCCCGAGCTGCTCGCCCAGGTCGCCGCCCTGCCGCCCGCCGACGACGAGCCCGACGTGGACGAGACCCGCGCCGCCGCCGCCGAGGAGAGCTACGGCCTGCGCCGCCTGCTCGGCGGCTTCTGGGCGCCCCTCGCGGTCAGCCTCGGCCTCGTCGCCGTCGACGCGGGCTCCGGGCTGCTCCTGCCGATCATGATCCGGCACGGTATCGACCAGGGCGTGGAGAAGGCCGCCCTCGGTGCGGTCTGGGCCGCCGCGGCCCTCGCGCTCGCGGTCGTCGTCGGGCAGTGGGCCGCGCAGTTCGCCGAGACCCGGATGACGGGCCGCACCGGCGAGCGCGTGCTGTACGCGCTCCGCGTCAAGATCTTCGCCCAGCTCCAGCGCCTCGGACTCGACTTCTACGAGCGCGAGCTGACCGGCAAGATCATGACCCGGATGACCACCGACGTGGACGCCCTGTCCAGCTTCCTGCAGACCGGGCTCGTCACCGCCGTCGTCTCCGTCTTCACCTTCTTCGGCATCCTGGCCGCCCTGCTCGTCCTCGACGTCGAGCTCGCCCTGATCGTCTTCGCCACGCTGCCGGTCCTGGTGCTCGGCACGATCGTGTTCCGCCGCAAGTCCGTCGCCGCGTACGAACTCGCCCGCGACCGGGTCAGCCTGGTCAACGCCGACCTCCAGGAGTCCGTCGCCGGGCTCCGCATCGTCCAGGCCTTCCGCCGCGAGGGCTCCGGCGCCCGCCGCTTCGCGGAGCGCAGCGACTCGTACCGCCAGGCCCGGGTCCGCGGCCAGTGGCTGATCTCGGTCTACTTCCCCTTCGTGCAGCTGCTGTCCTCGGGCGCCGCGGCCGCCGTGCTGATCGTCGGCGCCGGCCGGGTCGAGGCGGGCACGCTCACCACCGGTGCGCTGGTCGCCTACCTGCTCTACATCGACCTGTTCTTCGCCCCGGTCCAGCAGCTGTCCCAGGTCTTTGACGGATACCAGCAGGCCACGGTCTCCCTCGGGCGCATCCAGGGGCTGCTGCGCGAGCCGACCACCACCCCGCGCCCCGAAAAGCCGCTGCCGGTGCCCGAACTGCGCGGCGAGATCGCCTTCGAGGGGGTCCGCTTCGCCTACGGCACCGCCGAGGAGCGCGGGGAGAAGGGCGACGCGCTGGCCGGCATCGACCTGCGCATACCCGCCGGGCAGACCGTCGCTTTCGTCGGCGAGACCGGAGCCGGCAAGTCCACGCTGGTCAAGATGGTGGCCCGGTTCTACGATCCGACCTCCGGCCGGATCACCGCCGACGGGGCCGACCTGCGGGAGCTCGACCTGACGGCCTACCGCCACCGCCTCGGCGTGGTCCCCCAGGAGCCCTACCTCTTCCCCGGTACCGTCCGCGACGCCATCGCCTACGGGCGGCCCGACGCGCAGGACGCCGAGGTGGAGGCGGCGGCCCGCGCGGTCGGGGCCCACGACATGATCGCCACGCTCGACGGCGGCTACCTGCACACCGTGGCCGAGCGCGGCCGCAACCTCTCCGCCGGGCAGCGCCAGCTGATCGCACTGGCCCGCGCCGAGCTCGTCGACCCGGACGTGCTGCTGCTCGACGAGGCCACCGCGGCCCTCGACCTGGCCACCGAGGCCCAGGTCAACCAGGCCACCGACCGGCTCGCCGGCAAGCGCACCACCCTGGTGGTGGCGCACCGGCTGACCACGGCGGCCCGCGCCGACCGGGTCGTGGTCATGGACCGCGGCCGGGTCGTCGAGGACGGCACCCACGCCGAACTCCTGGCCCAGGGCGGCCGGTACGCGCGGCTGTGGCGCACCTTCGTCGGGGAGGACGAGCGCGCCGCGGCCTGA
- a CDS encoding thiamine pyrophosphate-binding protein, which translates to MTHDHDLVLRPTEAQTAAALAPPPGRTGGDLVVETLRSLGATTVFGLPGQHALAVFDAVGRSDLRLVTLRTENNAGFAADAYGRMTGEAVPLLLSTGPGALMALPALAEAAAASAPVLAISSQVPAAGLGGGRRGHLHELRDQAASFRDVVKSVQVARTPSQIPSAVAEAWESALTAPHGPVWVEIPEDVLRAETLIPQVTGMDATPHELAPRPELTAVAAHWLSRASRPVIIAGGGVIRSDAAGKLRQLAERLNAPVVTTFGGKGAFPWNHPLSLQSWLEDRHMTDFLEDADVLLVVGSGLGELSSNYHTFFPTGRVVQIEADLGKLESNHPALGIHADARLALQALLETVAERPDPYAPDRVRMVLSAIADRLAAQDVTLEQELLASIRAALPPRSPSFWDMTILSYWAWSAFDAKHPNTMHSAQGAGGLGYAFPAALGAAVAEPGTPVLAVSGDGGAMYSAAELATARQHDLDVTWLIVDDGGYGILRAYMEDSFGRSTATELTRPDFAALAASFDVPATTTTPESLTADLKKALATPGPSVVVLPATLRMFAPTHL; encoded by the coding sequence GTGACGCACGACCACGACCTGGTTCTCCGTCCCACCGAGGCCCAGACGGCCGCCGCGCTGGCTCCGCCGCCGGGCCGCACGGGCGGGGACCTGGTCGTGGAGACACTGCGTTCGCTGGGCGCGACCACCGTCTTCGGACTGCCCGGCCAGCACGCGCTGGCCGTCTTCGACGCGGTCGGCCGCTCGGACCTGCGCCTGGTCACGCTCCGCACCGAGAACAACGCGGGCTTCGCGGCGGACGCGTACGGCCGCATGACGGGCGAGGCCGTGCCGCTGCTGCTGTCGACCGGGCCGGGCGCGCTGATGGCCCTGCCGGCGCTCGCGGAGGCGGCCGCCGCCTCCGCCCCCGTCCTCGCCATCTCCTCGCAGGTGCCGGCGGCGGGCCTGGGCGGCGGGCGCCGGGGGCACCTGCACGAGCTGCGCGACCAGGCCGCCTCCTTCCGGGACGTGGTCAAGTCGGTCCAGGTGGCCCGCACCCCCTCGCAGATCCCCTCCGCGGTCGCGGAGGCCTGGGAATCGGCCCTGACCGCGCCCCACGGCCCGGTCTGGGTGGAGATCCCGGAGGACGTGCTGCGCGCCGAGACGCTGATCCCGCAGGTCACCGGCATGGACGCGACCCCGCACGAGCTCGCCCCGCGGCCGGAGCTCACCGCCGTCGCCGCCCACTGGTTGTCCCGGGCCTCCCGCCCGGTGATCATCGCGGGCGGCGGGGTCATCCGCTCCGACGCCGCGGGCAAGCTCAGGCAGCTGGCGGAACGCCTCAACGCCCCCGTGGTCACCACCTTCGGCGGCAAGGGCGCCTTCCCCTGGAACCACCCGCTCTCCCTCCAGTCCTGGCTGGAGGACCGCCACATGACCGACTTCCTGGAGGACGCGGACGTCCTCCTCGTCGTCGGCTCGGGCCTGGGCGAACTGTCCTCGAACTACCACACGTTCTTCCCCACCGGCCGGGTCGTCCAGATCGAGGCGGACCTCGGGAAGCTGGAGTCCAACCACCCGGCCCTGGGCATCCACGCGGACGCCCGCCTCGCCCTCCAGGCCCTGCTGGAGACGGTGGCCGAGCGCCCGGACCCGTACGCCCCGGACCGCGTGCGGATGGTCCTGTCCGCCATCGCGGACCGCCTGGCCGCCCAGGACGTCACCCTGGAGCAGGAGCTCCTGGCCTCGATCCGGGCCGCCCTCCCGCCGCGCTCCCCGTCCTTCTGGGACATGACGATCCTGTCCTACTGGGCGTGGTCGGCCTTCGACGCCAAGCACCCCAACACCATGCACTCGGCCCAGGGCGCGGGCGGCCTCGGCTACGCCTTCCCCGCGGCCCTCGGCGCGGCCGTCGCGGAGCCGGGCACCCCCGTCCTCGCGGTCTCCGGCGACGGCGGCGCGATGTACTCGGCCGCGGAGCTGGCCACCGCCCGCCAGCACGACCTGGACGTCACCTGGCTGATCGTGGACGACGGCGGCTACGGCATCCTGCGCGCGTACATGGAGGACTCCTTCGGCCGCTCCACCGCCACCGAGCTGACCCGCCCCGACTTCGCCGCACTGGCGGCCTCGTTCGACGTCCCGGCGACCACCACCACCCCGGAATCCCTCACGGCGGACCTCAAGAAGGCCCTCGCCACCCCCGGCCCCTCGGTCGTGGTCCTCCCCGCCACCCTCAGGATGTTCGCGCCGACCCACCTCTGA
- the speB gene encoding agmatinase: protein MSTQPRGPVDSSRIPRYAGPATFARLPRLDEVGSADVAVVGVPFDSGVSYRPGARFGGNAIREASRLLRPYNPAQDASPFALAQVADAGDIAVNPFNINEAVETVEAAADELLGNGSRLMTLGGDHTIALPLLRSVAKKHGPVALLHFDAHLDTWDTYFGAEYTHGTPFRRAVEEGILDTEALSHVGTRGPLYGKQDLDDDAKMGFGIVTSADVYRRGADEVADQLRQRIGDRPLYISIDIDVLDPAHAPGTGTPEAGGMTSRELLEIIRGLSSCNLVSADVVEVAPAYDHAEITSVAASHTAYELTTIMSRQIAQSKGK from the coding sequence ATGAGCACGCAGCCGCGCGGCCCCGTCGACTCCTCCCGCATCCCGCGCTACGCGGGCCCCGCGACCTTCGCCCGGCTGCCGCGCCTCGATGAGGTCGGCTCCGCCGACGTCGCCGTCGTCGGCGTGCCCTTCGACTCCGGTGTGTCCTACCGTCCCGGCGCCCGCTTCGGCGGCAACGCGATCCGCGAGGCCTCGCGCCTGCTGCGCCCGTACAACCCGGCCCAGGACGCCTCCCCCTTCGCCCTCGCGCAGGTCGCGGACGCCGGCGACATCGCCGTGAACCCCTTCAACATCAACGAGGCCGTCGAGACGGTCGAGGCCGCCGCCGACGAGCTCCTCGGCAACGGCTCCCGCCTGATGACCCTCGGCGGGGACCACACCATCGCCCTCCCGCTGCTGCGCTCCGTCGCCAAGAAGCACGGCCCCGTCGCGCTGCTCCACTTCGACGCGCACCTGGACACCTGGGACACCTACTTCGGTGCCGAGTACACCCACGGCACCCCGTTCCGCCGTGCCGTCGAGGAGGGCATCCTCGACACCGAGGCCCTCTCGCACGTCGGTACGCGCGGCCCGCTGTACGGCAAGCAGGACCTGGACGACGACGCCAAGATGGGCTTCGGCATCGTCACCTCCGCGGACGTCTACCGCCGCGGCGCCGACGAGGTGGCCGACCAGCTGCGCCAGCGCATCGGCGACCGCCCCCTCTACATCTCCATCGACATCGACGTACTGGACCCGGCCCACGCGCCCGGCACCGGCACGCCGGAGGCGGGCGGCATGACCTCCCGCGAGCTGCTGGAGATCATCCGAGGCCTGTCCTCCTGCAACCTCGTTTCCGCCGACGTGGTGGAGGTGGCCCCGGCGTACGATCACGCGGAGATCACCTCGGTCGCGGCCTCGCACACCGCGTACGAGCTCACCACGATCATGAGCCGACAGATCGCGCAGTCGAAGGGCAAGTAA
- a CDS encoding S28 family serine protease — MRKTLGWLLSLVVLIGTMGAAGSTAQAATAAGPAAATDIKDQILGIPGMSLIEEKPYPGYRFFVLNYEQPVDHRKPSKGTFKQRLTLLHKDVSRPTVFFTSGYNVNTNPRRSEPTTIIDGNQVSMEYRFFTPSRPDPANWENLDIWQAASDQHRIFGALKKIYPKNWLSTGGSKGGMTATYYERFYPRDMDGVVAYVAPNDVVNKEDSAYDRFFAKVGTKECRDKLNAVQREALVRREPLEAKYAAAAAENGWTFTTVGNLDKAYEAVVLDYVWAFWQYSLLADCASVPAAATASDQEIWDSIDAISGFSAYADQGLNTYTPYYYQAGTQLGSPDIKQPHLGNLSRYGYQPPRNFVPRDIPMAFQPGAMKDIDGWVRDNANQMLFVYGQNDPWGAEPFRIGYGARDSHVMIAPGANHGANVAQLLEGEKALATAKILQWAGVAPAAAIADEAKAAPLAAPDAELDRRDLEREPQLRP; from the coding sequence ATGCGCAAGACGCTCGGATGGCTGCTGTCGCTCGTGGTGCTGATCGGCACCATGGGCGCGGCCGGCTCCACGGCACAAGCGGCCACCGCCGCGGGGCCCGCGGCCGCCACGGACATCAAGGACCAGATCCTCGGCATTCCCGGGATGAGCCTGATAGAGGAGAAGCCGTACCCCGGCTACCGCTTCTTCGTACTGAACTACGAGCAGCCGGTCGACCACCGGAAGCCGTCGAAGGGCACCTTCAAGCAGCGCCTGACCCTGCTGCACAAGGACGTCTCGCGCCCGACGGTGTTCTTCACCTCCGGGTACAACGTCAACACCAACCCCCGCCGCAGTGAGCCGACGACCATCATCGACGGCAACCAGGTCTCCATGGAGTATCGGTTCTTCACGCCCTCCCGGCCCGACCCGGCCAACTGGGAGAACCTGGACATCTGGCAGGCCGCCAGCGACCAGCACCGCATCTTCGGCGCGCTGAAGAAGATCTATCCCAAGAACTGGCTTTCCACCGGCGGCAGCAAGGGCGGTATGACGGCGACGTACTACGAGCGCTTCTACCCGCGTGACATGGACGGTGTCGTCGCCTACGTCGCGCCCAACGACGTCGTCAACAAGGAGGACTCGGCCTACGACCGGTTCTTCGCCAAGGTCGGCACCAAGGAGTGCCGCGACAAGCTGAACGCGGTGCAGCGCGAGGCGCTGGTGCGCCGCGAGCCGCTGGAGGCCAAGTACGCGGCCGCCGCCGCCGAGAACGGCTGGACCTTCACCACCGTCGGCAACCTGGACAAGGCCTACGAGGCCGTCGTGCTCGACTACGTGTGGGCCTTCTGGCAGTACAGCCTGCTCGCCGACTGCGCCTCCGTCCCGGCCGCCGCCACCGCGAGCGACCAGGAGATCTGGGACTCGATCGACGCTATCTCCGGCTTCTCCGCCTACGCCGACCAGGGCCTGAACACGTACACGCCGTACTACTACCAGGCGGGCACGCAGCTCGGTTCGCCCGACATCAAGCAGCCCCACCTGGGCAACCTGAGCCGCTACGGCTACCAGCCGCCGCGCAACTTCGTGCCCCGCGACATCCCCATGGCCTTCCAGCCGGGAGCCATGAAGGACATCGACGGCTGGGTGCGCGACAACGCGAACCAGATGCTGTTCGTGTACGGGCAGAACGACCCGTGGGGCGCCGAGCCGTTCCGCATCGGCTACGGGGCGCGCGACAGCCACGTGATGATCGCGCCGGGCGCCAACCACGGGGCCAACGTCGCCCAGCTGCTCGAGGGCGAGAAGGCCCTGGCGACCGCGAAGATCCTCCAGTGGGCCGGGGTGGCCCCGGCCGCCGCGATCGCCGACGAGGCGAAGGCGGCGCCGCTGGCCGCGCCGGACGCCGAGCTCGACCGGCGGGACCTGGAGCGCGAGCCGCAGCTGCGGCCGTAG